The nucleotide sequence CGTTGAATCCATCTGGTAAATATAAATCTGTTTTAAAGGAATTGCTACTGGTGCTGTCAGCGGTTGTTTGATAATTATTTATCGGGGCTGCTTCATTGAAATCCAACTCTTTTTCAATATATTTCCGATCCATATTGCCCTTTGCAGTAAGGTTATCAACCGCATTCAAACTATTCTTTGTGTAGTCCTTCAGGACATTGCCTGCATTCACCACTGGAATGTTTTTGGTACTACTACTAGGAACGTCTAAAACATCAGCTTGGGCAACTTCCACTGCCCCACCAACTGCAACAAATGTTGCCAGCATCAATAAAGTTGTCTTTAATTTAGTCATTTATGTCACCTCGACTGGTCTGTAATTGAACTGGAACGTTTATCGAATCACCAAACTTAGCACTTGCTAACCTATCAGCGTCGGCATCAGAAATTTGCTCTCCGTTACCAATTTGGTACCCAGTGCCATCCAGAATTGCAATTGCTTGGTGAATAATGGCTAACCGATCTGCGGGTAGCAATTGCAGCTTACCGTTATTGATTGCTCCCAAGGTACTTCCCTTTTTAGCGGGATTATCGGAATCTGTATTTACATAATCAAAGCTCCGGACTACATTTTTGTTATCACCACTTACAAGGTTAATTCGCACAGCGTTATCCGCAATCTTGTTAGTTTTAGAGCTGGCTGAGACATACACCTGGCCACCAAAATTACCATTAGCAATCTGCTGGTACTGACTATCAGTTAACTTAATCTGGTACGTTGACGCTTTAAACTTATCGTCTAATTGCGATTGAATCTGTTTTCTTTCATCTGCACCTAAACTGCCAACCTTCGTTCCCCTTTGTGCTTCCTTTCTTGCAAAATCAACGTACCCAATCACAGAATCATTTGGATCCATAACGTTGATTCTAATTGCATCATCACCAATCTTAATCGTTGGCAAGGCAGTTAATGCAGCCTTACCACCAAAGGTTGCCTGAGCCAAAAAGCCACCCTTACTTGAAGTAATCGCATCCAAAGTGTAGCCTGTGCCAGATAATGATGCCCTGACTGCGTCCTGAATTTTCTTTTGATCCGTAGCCTTCAAAAGCCAGACGGGCGTTCCATCATTTAGATAACTGATTCCCAAAGTTTGGCCGCTCTGAGCCCCAGGCTTCTGGTAGTCGAAATACTTAATCAGATGACCAGCACTGTTTAAAATATCAATTCTAACAGTGTCATCACTAACCTTGGGCTCCGCTTCAACAAGTCCTTTCAGTTCAATCCAACCGTTAGCCCTTGTGTCTTTTGCATCAGTATTCTTAACGTGCACCCAAGTATCTCCTTCACGGGTTCGTTCCCCGATTTTATCAATTCTAAATGTTGAGTCTTGATACGAAATTAATGAGTTCACTGTTCTACCAGCACCCAAAACCGTATTCATTGGTTGTATATATGTAGAATTTTTGCCATCATTTACCAGTCCAAAGGTTGCCAACTTAAACGTTTTGGTGATCAAACTCTCTGGAACTGAGCTTTCCTTAAAAGTGATAAATTGCTTAACTCCACCGCTCAATCTTTTAGGTTGCTTGCCTCCATAAATCCAACCCTGATATCGATTATCGAAGGACCGTACCCAGTAGAATCTTTTCCCATTTGCTTCTTTAGCAACTTTTAGAGCAACAAAGTTATCCTTTGAATTGGTACTTTTTGCCAATCTTTTCAATTGGGATTTGGTCAAGATTATCTGCCTAGAACCACTTGTTTGGGGATCTCGATAAAGAGCAAACTTCCCAGTAAACGTAACGTTAGGCCTAGAATTTCCAGTTAATGAACTTACCTTTACACTTTGAGGATTATGGCTGGCAGTAGCTGTCGTCGATCCGGGTAAACACCCCAGTGCAATGCCTGTGAACACCGCAATTATTCCTAAACCAGTTGTGTGATGTAATTTCAATCAGCTCATCTCCGTTTCACATAATTGTTTACAAACTGATTGTAACCTCGATTAGCAGCTGAAAATGTTGATTTACCAAAGGTTTACACACCCTTTACATACTTTTACAAAGGTACGGCTTTACTTGCCCGCACAAACGTTTGCTGTTATCGTTATTAGGTAAGTTATTAAAGGGGAATGACCATGCCAAAAAGACGAAGATACTACCACAAGCGCACAACCCAAAGCACAATTGCTGCCCTCGCATTGCTTCTTGTTATTTGGGTAGTCAACGGAATTTCTAAGGGAAATTTATTTGAAAACAATTCTCAAAATAATATCACCAATTCACGCACTGTTGCTAAATCGGATGAGCTATCAAATCTTGATTTTAAGTCTGGCGAATCCAGCGTAGTTTACATAAATAATAACAAGGCGACACTAAACCCGGCAGATTGGAAAAGTAACCACGTCGAGTACCAAAACCTCGACCAGTACAACCGCACAAGCGGAGCTAATGTTGCCTACTTAGAAAACCACAACTTAGCTTCCGATAATAGTCGTGAGCGTCAATACGTCCGTCCAACTGCGTGGCATCAGAAATTTGTCGATGGAGAACCAATCATCAACCGTGGCCATCTGATTGCCTACTCACTTTCGGGTGGAATTAATTCTGATGGTCGATACGTGGGGTCTGACGTGGGTGACCAAAATAACCCTAAGAACTTGTTTACCCAAACATCATTCTCAAATCAAAAAGTTCAAACAATTTATGAGCAAAAAGTTCGCCAAGCTCTTTATGACTACAAAAAGGTGATTTTTTATGCTAAGCCAATTTTCAAAGGTTCGGAATTGATGGCCCGCGGAATTCACCTGCAAGCAATCAGCACTGATAAAAGTTTAAACTTTAATGTTTATCTGTTTAACGTGCAACCGGGGGTTAAGTTTGATTATCAAAATGGCCGATCAACAATTGATCGAAACTTTGACGTTAAGGAGCCCTAACAATTTCATTTAATCCATTAAAAAACAAAAAGCAGCTGCGATTAATTATCGCAGCTGTTTTTATAACTTACCCACTGGTTTACTTTTTAACCAACCTTAAATTAGTGTCAATAATCTTTCTGTTGGTTTCATTTAGTTCTTCATAACTCATAAAATTTGGGTGCTTAAACCAATATACATATGAATTGATAATGCCAAACGAAATATATTCTAACGCCAATTTCTTTGGACTATCATCATCACTGATTTCCAGGACTTCTTGAAATGTACTAAAAAGCATCTTATGCAAATCATCAATCAAGGCATGATGACGATTATTCAAGCATAACTGCCTGAACCCTTGGTAATTTGACATCAGGATTTTGTCAAAAATCGTAATGATATCGCTCGACACAGATGCTTCATTATTGAGAGCTCGATATACCTTTAGTGCCATCTCATCTCGGAAGTCCTCAAAAATTTCAAAAATATTGGAATAGTGCATATAAAATGTCCGGCGACTCACATGTGCCTTAGCGCATAGTTTTGTAATCGTGATTTCTTCAATCGGCTCATCTTCTAACAAACCGAACAATGCACTGGTTAAAGCTTGCCTAGTTTTTTCAATTCGCTTGTCCATAATAATTCCCCTAAAGATATTGCACACTTTACTGTATTTTGGCGCTAAAGCTATTCTACAAAGCAATAAAATAAATAACAAGTAAAGGCACAATATCTTTTGGAAGAGAAGAATAATTATGTGGAACTTTTTAAACAGTATTTTTGCAACATATCATGGGACGTCATATTCCTTAAACGAATTTGTTCATTCGTTCAGTCCCAGTAATCCTCATTTTGCGTTAACTTTAGGAATTGCTGGTTTAACTTTTGCAATTGGATTTATTGAATACATTTACAGCTTTTTATTAGTAAATCGTGAAGCTAAATCACCATACAATATTTTGATGCACTCTTATTATTTTGCTATTGATTCTATGGGGATTTTCGTATTTGCCACCGCATCACACGCAGTTGGTGGGTTTTGGGTATTTAATGCCGCTTCCATTGCAGAAGTTGTGTGGACCTTATTTGAGGTTTATAACCTAGTTAAATGTGTTTACCTAGAGCGTGAAGATATTTGGGGTAATATTTCAGTTGCTGACGCCTGGATGAGAGTCTGTGGATGGGTATTAGTAATGGTTCCAACAGTTAACTTATTCAGGGTATTCATGAATGATCCCGCAATGTTAAAATGGTACATTTTCACTAACGTTTTAATGGGAATCATGCCTGGTCTGTACTGGGAAAAACGGGGAACCCGCGAAGGTGCTTCTTTTGGCTTAGCAATCGTAATCCTAATTGGGACAGTCAACTCGTTCTTGCCAAATAACATGTGGTCATTAACTAGTTCATACTTCTCATTTTCAAACAATCCATGGTTCTATGTGACTGGAATCGTAGCAATTTGCTTTTCTATCCGAACTTTATTCGTATATAAAAAATTACCAGCCAAGCCAAAAGTTTTGGCAAATGGTAAGCATTCAGTCTGGTAATTAAAAGACATGCAACTAACTTTTTTTCCAGAGCCTGCTATGTTTAAATCAATAAAGCGCAATGATGATTAAATCATCATTGCGCTTTTCTGTTTGATAACTATTGTTCCAAGCTTTTAAGCTCTTTGGCCACCATCAACTGTAAATTCTGCACCATTTGCAAACTTGGATTCATCACTGCCCAAGTACACGCAAATTTCACCAATATCCTTTGGCTCACCCATGTGACCAACTGGAATTCCGGCAACAATCGCATCCTTGTATGCATCTGGCACAATATTAGTATCAATCCAACCTGGATGAACTGAGTTGACCCGAATATCAACCTTTTGTTGTGCGAGTTGAAGTGCAGTTGCGTGGGTCAACATTCTTGTTCCTCCCTTTGTTGCGGAGTAAGCGGGGTTGAGTGGTAATCCAACCAAACCAGCTACTGATGAAACATTGATGATTGAACCCTTACCACCATTATGTTCCTTCATGGCTAAGATTCCGAACTTCTCACCTAAGAAGTTCCCCGTTAAGTTAATCCCAACAATTTGGTTCCAATCTTCCAAAGTAGCAGTTTCGATTGGAATGTTCTTGCCACCAATTCCGGCATTGTTGACCAAGATATCTAATTTACCAAACTTCTTGATAGTTTGATCAATCGTGTTCTTCCATGAATCTTCATCGGCAACATCCTGTTGCACAAACAGTGCTTTGTCATCACCAAATTTTTCAACGGCTTTCTTTCCACCGTCAACGTTATGGTTTGCGGTAATAACAACCTTAGCACCTTCACGAACAAAACATTCTGCAATCCCCAGCCCGATTCCGGCAACACCACCTGTGATAATTGCTACCTTATCCTTTAATCTATCCATGTCTGATTTCCCCTTTCACTTTTTGAAACGCTTTCATGATAATTTTATCTAGCAGGTTTCCAAATAGCAATTAATTACTATTAATTTCACAACCAAAATTTGTTAATCGCATTGACCATTTTGATGATAAAATTAAATCACAAAAATTCTTCACAAGGAGCTAACTGACATGCCAGGAATTACAACCGAAATGCGCAAAGTTGCGGATAATCTTTGGACTAAAAGTTTTAATCACCCCTTCATTAAGAAGTTGGCTGACGGTAGTCTGCCAATGGACACCTTCCGTTACTATTTGAAACAGGATAATTATTATTTAAAAAACTTTGGAGAACTCCATTATAAAATTGCCAATCAAGTTGATGATGAACAAACTAAGCGGTTCCTAATTGATGGTGCTCAGGGGCTAAATGAAGGTGAAAATGAAATTCGCCGAGAATTTTTTAGTAAACTTGAGATCACCGCAAATGAAATGAAGGATACACCAATTGCACCTAATGCTTACAGCTACGTATCCCATATGTATCACGAGCTTAACGAAGGGACGGCTGCGAGAGCTTGCACCGCACTACTCCCTTGCTATTGGCTGTACAACGAAATTGGAAAACAACTAATCGCTAATGGCTCACCAGTAGATTTATACCAACAGTTTATAGAAACCTACGACAGTCCCGAATTTACAGACTCAACTAATAAGATGATTGAGATCGTTGATAATTTTGGCGCTAATGCCGATGTTAATGAACAACAAGAAATGATTACTGCATTTGTCAGGAGTAGTTATTACGAGCTTAACTTTTGGGAGATGGCATACTCAAATGAAAGTTGGAGAGCATAGTTAGTTGAATTAAAAATCAAAAACGAGTCTTGATGTTTTTAAGCATCAAGACTCGTTTTTTGTTTAACTAAAACTCTTCCACCGTTTCCACAGTATAATTTGCACTACCCGACAGCAATTGAGACACAGGACATCGACCTTCTGCTTCCTTCACCATGTCTTCAGCTGTTGCTAAATCAACCTTAGGAACCCTAATTCGAGCATTAACTAAAAACTGGTACTTTGCTCGTTCACCAATGAAGGCAATTTGGACATGGACTTGCGCAGAATGCTCAATTCCCCGCTCCTTTTCAATCGCTTCAAGTGTCGACTTCAAACATGTTGCTAACGACATCCCCAGCAACTGTTCTGGATTCGATCCTGGGTGCTGGTTAAGCGGACTACTGGTCTTAACCACAATGCCATCCGGTACATAAGCATATCCTTCAAGCCCCGTATCATTTCTTGCTTCCGTCTTGTAAAGTGCGTTGTTCCAGCGTTCATCCTTCATGTTAGCGCCTCCATCATTTTCGTTGATTCAATTATATGCCGCTACCAAATTAAATCAATCATTTTCAGGGCGCACTATTTTTCTACGAGTGTTGCGACCAATTAATCCTAACCACCTGTTACCATCAATGTTTAAATTAAAGTAATCAAAAATTAGATTAATCTTTTTATCGTATCTAAAGTATAGGTTGCTGATATTTATCGTTCACATTTGACCACCTTAACCCAGGTTAACGAACAAGGTGCTATCTAATGGCACACAAATAGGACTTAATACTTGTATCCTTCAATTTACAAAGTGAGACCTCACAATTCTGAATAAATGCAAACTTTCTTCAAATTTTAACTGGTAAGGGGTGGTAATAATTAGCTAGTTAGTTATAATGGATATGGATGATGAAAGCGCAACCATTTATTGATATATCTACTTTTGGCACTTTCACTGGCTGCGTGGTTCTGCCAATATTTTATGAGAGGGAGCATAATTATGGACAGAAATATGGTAATTTCATTAATTGGTTTATTCACACTGATTTTTGGTACGATTTTAGCAGGAATTGTTGCTAATTGGGGAATCGGAGAAATGTTACCAGAACTGGCATCGTTTGGGGTCGCTGCTTTAATTGCGGTCGGAATTGCTAAGGCATCACATTTGAGATATAAGCACTAATTGATTTCAGTTAATTTTGGATCAAGTAGCCAACGGTCAGAATTTATTAGATTCTGACCGTTTTTTATGTGTGGAGATTACCGTGGAGCTCAGCACTCTTTTCTTAGAACGGCTTCCCTCCACAATCTCCTCTTCCAATTTCAAAATTCTGTCCGTGCACTCCGTTTGCTCGCAATCCTTGGCTGGCTAATCCTCGGGAATTCCCGTGAGGCTCAGCACTCTTATAAAAAAAAGTATATACTATTACTAACATTCATTAGGGGGTCTTTTCTTGTTCACACATCAAGTTAACCAATCCATCTCACTTAAACTACCAGCGGTTTCTGACGCTGCCGCTCTCTATGAGCTTGTTGACGAAGACCGCCGAGATTTTAGCCAATGGCTACCATGGGCCGAACAAATGATGTCTGTTCAAGATGAAGCCTCATTTCTCGATTACGGGATTAAAAAGATGGCCGAAGGTAACTTCTGGTTTGCCATTATTCTTGTAGATAACGAAGTTGCTGGAATGATCGATATTCATGCAATTGACCAAGAACACCACCGCGGCGAAATTGGTTACTGGCTCAGCGAGCGTTACCAAGGACAGGGAGCAGTCACTGCATCCCTTGAAGCCGTTGAAGACATTGCCTTCAATGAGCTAGCAATCCATCGTCTAGAGCTGTTTGCAGTTACCACTAACACCAAAAGTCGGGCGGTTGCCGAACGTCGATTTTTCCATCAGGATGCTGTTTTAAAGGATTATCTGATGAATAATGGTAAATATGAGGACGCAGTACTATATTCTAAAATCGCTGATAATTAAAACAAGGCCTAGATTTCAAAGAAATCTGGGCCTTGTTTTACATTGTTCCAACACTTGTTTTCTCAATCACCTGTTTTATGATATCCACCCCTGCCAGTAACTTTGCTTCCGGCATAATCAATGGTGGTAGTAGTCTCAGAGTGTTATGCTCTGCGCTCAACGTTAACATTCCTACCTTGTGCAGCTCTTTAATCACATCAATAACTGGTACCTCATCACTTAGATGAATACCAATCATCAACCCCTGGCCAGTAACTTCTATAACTGCAGGTAGTGAGCAAACTTCATTTTTTAACTTGGTCCACAAAGTTTCTGCTTTTTCTTGAACCACCTTTAAAAACTCTGGTGTTAGTTGAGTCAACACTGCCTTAGCAGACGCCATAGCCACCTTGTTACCACCAAACGTAGTTCCATGCGTTCCAGGTCCAAACGCCCCAACTAATTTCTCTTTGCCAATCATTGCTCCAACGGGAAGCCCATTTCCCAATGCTTTTGCACTAGTAATGATATCGGGATCGAGCCCATATTGTTCATATGCAAATTTTGTACCTGTTCGGCCAATTCCCGTCTGAACTTCATCCACAATCAACAAAACGCCGTGTTGGTGACAAGCTAATTCAACCGCCTTAATCCAGTCAGCATTGGCGGGAACAACTCCACCTTCACCTTGGACAACTTCTAAGATGACGGCTGCTAAATCATTAGTGACGGCTTCGACACTTTCTGGATCGTTATAAGTCGCAAAACTAACCCCAGGAACTAAAGGCGCAAATCCTTCTGAAATGTGGGGATTTCCCGTCAAAGACATTGAACCATATGAACGACCGTGAAACCCATTCTTAAATGCCAATACTTTGGTTTTGCCAGTGGCTTTTCGGGCAAGTTTAAAAGCCGCCTCATTTGCTTCGGTCCCAGAATTACAGAAGAATGCCACCATTCCCACAGGGCATAACAAGCTAGCAACATCTTCTTGGATCTGACTGGGATACAGATTTGAAGTATGCCATACCTTCCCAATCTGTTCAGTAACCGATTTTGTGATTAGCTCATTACTATACCCAAAACTGCAGACCCCAATTCCACTGGTAAAATCCAAATACTCAGTGCCGATACTATCAACCAAATGATAATCATGGCCGTCCACAATTTCCATTGGGAACTGGGCGTATGTATTAAATAAATGTGTCATTAAATTACCTCCTCATTAGCTAAACTAATTTCCGTACCTGGAGCGGTCAAACTTCCAGTGATTGCCACCGAATTAACCCCGGATTTTAATGCGGTTACAGCAGCATTGATTTTCGGAATCATTCCTGAAGTGATCTCACCATCTTGAAACAGTTCTTTAGCTTTCAACTCTGATAGTTTTTCAATCAACTGATGCTCGTGCAAAACCCCAGGAACGTCAGTTAAAAATAATAATTTATCCGCCTGAATTTGTTTTGCCAGTCCTGCAGCAAAACTATCCGCATTAACATTAAGTAACTGTCCAAACTGATTTTTAACCAATGGGGCGAGAACGCCGATACCCAACTCAGAATGCACTGGATCTAGATCACAACTAACCAACTTACCAACCAGACCGTATTGACTGGTGTCAATCTCTGTTCCGTTCAAATCAACATTGCTATTTAAGTTAAGCGAATTGGCAAATATTTGGTGCTGCTTAAGCTTATCAATCAGTTGGGGCTGAACTACTCCCAACAATACTGCTTGGACAACAGCAATTTCTTGTTCACTAGTCACCCTGATTCCGTCAATTTTAGGAGCCAAAACTCCTAGTTTCTGACTAATCTTCCCAATCTGTGGACCCCCACCATGGACGATAATCACCTTAATTCCAGCGGTCTGCCATAATCTTAACTGGCTGAAAAAGCTATCGTTCAAATCCTCTACTGCCTGTCCGCCAATCTTCACTACATAAGTTTTCATATAATCACCTATTCATATGCTGCATTGATCTGTACGTATTTGTACGTCAAATCGCATCCCCAAGCTGTTCCCACACTATTACCGGCATGTAAATCAACGTCAATCACAACTTCATGCTCGCTCAATGAATCGCGGGCTGGTTGTAAATCAAATGTTGCTGGTTCGCTATTCTTCACGAGTTGAATACCATTCAACCACACATTAACGTGATCAACATCGAGCGAAGCATCTGTCTTCCCGATAGCGTCCATAATTCTGCCCCAATTTGCATCTTCACCAAAGAGCATGGCTTTTACCAAACTAGAACCAACAATTTCTTTAGCAACCTGTTTGGCTTCTAATTCTGTGGCAGCCGACTTAACATTAACCTCTACTAACTTAGATGCACCTTCACCATCTTCAGCAATTTGTTTTGCTAGGTAAGCCAGCACCTGGTGGATTGCCAAAGCGAATTTTTCTTTTTCGCTAGATGAATCATCAATTTCCACATTGCCTGCCATTCCATTAGCCATCAATACAACCATGTCGTTCGTAGAGGTATCTCCATCAACCGTAATTTGGTTAAATGTATTATTGGTTTCATCAATTAAAAGTTGCTGTAAATAATCTCCATCTACGCTTGCATCAGTTGTCACAAAGCCAAGCATCGTTGCCATATTAGGATGAATCATCCCTGAGCCCTTACAAAATCCGGAAATCGTAACCTGCTTGCCAGAAAGATCTAATTGCACCGCAATGGTTTTGGGATGAGTGTCAGTCGTTAACACTGCTTCCGTGACCGCAATTGAATCTGACAATTGCAAAGCATCAATCCCCTGTTCAATTTTTGCCATCGGAAGTTGTTTGCCAATAATGCCTGTGGAAGCGACCCCAACTAAATCAGGAGCTATGTTTAACTTATCGGCAATCATATTCTGTTCTTTCAACGCATTCTGCTTGCCTAACTTACCCGTACACGAATTTGCATTACCACTGTTCAAAATAACCGCTTGAAGCTGCTGATCCGCACTAATCGTTGCCTTAGTTAGTTTAGTGGGTGCTGCTTGGAACTGGTTTGTTGTGTATACTCCTGCCGCTGATGCTGGAACTTCAGAAACTAACCAGCCTAAATCTAACTTATTCTGTTTAATCCCTGACTTGGTTGCACCAGCACTATATCCAAGGGGCCATTTAAAATCAATTTCAGTTGCTTGTTGTTCTATCTCTTGCATATTCCTGTCTCCCTTACACTGTCACTTGGGCCAACTTTAGCCCCTCGTCTTCAGCAAAGCCAAACATCTGGTTAAAATTCTGGACTGCTTGGCCACTTGCACCCTTTATCAAATTGTCAATTACACTGACAATCATCAACGTCTGATTAGTTTCGTTATAGGCAATTCCAACATCACAGAAGTTAGTTCCAACCACTTCCTTGATATCCGGGAGTTCAGTCCCTGTAAATCTAGTAAATGGAGCATCCGCTAATTCTGCTTCAAACAATTCATCAATCTCTGAAATTCCAACATCAGGTTTAACCTTAACATACATAGTTGCCATAATTCCTCGAGAAATCGGTAACAACGAGGTAGTGAACTGAATTGGCTTTGCCTCATGATTCCACTCGACGAGTTGCTGCATAATTTCTGGAATGTGCTGATGTTGATTAGGTTTATATACTGAGAGATTTTCATTAACGTTAGTAAAATGACTACTCTCAGTTAACCTTTTACAAGCTCCTGAGGTTCCAGATTTAGCATCCACAATCACACTGTCTAAGGAAAACATGTCAGAATTAAATACAGGTTTTAATCCTGTTAGCGTGGCCGTAGCGTAGCACCCAGGATTGGCAACGTAGTTAGTAGTTGAAGCTAAATGATTGAAGTCAGCAATTCCATATTCTGCTTCGTCCAATCCGCTAACTGCTGCCGGCTTGTGATACCAGTCTTCATAAGTTTGGGGATCAGTTAACCGATAATCTCCTGACAAATCAATGACTGGAAAACCTTCGTGAATAAACGGTTGGGCCAGTTTTGAGGTGACCCCGGCTGGGGTGGCAAAGAAAGCTGCGTCATTTTTATTCATAATTTCTGAATAGTCATATGGATAAACTCGGTCTCGGTTACCAATCATTCCCTTATATGTATCCGCAACAGTGGTAACCTCATCAACGTTGTGATCGTAGATATTTACTTGATTTACTCGGGAATGGCCACCCAACAATTGATATAATACTTTACCTGCGTACCCACTCAATCCAATTAACGCGACTTTCATATGCACACCCCTTTTTATTCATTTGATGATTATTTTATAAATTGTTTTGTATATTACACTACTGGTTTTATAAAATCAAGGAGTTTTAGAAAAATATTCTTTTATTTTTATTATTATAAATATTTATGCAATGTAAAGGTATAAAAGTAGGCTGAGCAGTTTAATAATTCAAACTTTACCCAGCCTATAATCTAAAATTATTTAATTAGCGTCCAAAGACTAACGTCAACAACAAAGCCACAGCAGAAATTAAAATCGTCTTAGCACCTAAAATTGGTAATAACAATCCGCTTAAAAAGGCACCAAATGCAAACGCCGTAATCACTAAAATAATTCTACCTGCACGATTTCCGGCGTCCTTGTCACCAGTTGTTAGAAAGTCAAAAATTGATTCAGAGAAGGTTCTCAAGTGTCCCGTCATCATTAATGAAGTGAAAGGCTTGCCCTTCATAAGTCGGAACTCCTGAAGCTGCCCGGCTGCCGCAATTGACAAGAATCCTGCAGTTAGCATTCTAGGCATAAGCGGTGCTAAGAATGCCACCAAAACAAAAATTGCTATTTCATAAATTAGCGTCAGAGATTGTCGCTTTAATGCTACCTCACTTGGATAATGTTGCTGGATGACTCGGATAATAAATACCCCAATCATGAACATAAATATTGAGAACAATTCAAGGCCAGCCTGGCTAAAGTCACGACTACCGATGTGCATCCCCATTAGGATCAAGTTACCAGTTTGCAAACCTGCAAATACTCCGCCGTCATGTAAATATGAGTATGCATCAAGGGAACCTGCTGCAGTTGCCAACATCATTCCCGTGGATAGCTTTTGGTAAAATTCTTCATCTTTTTCCATCATGTCTCTCACCCCAAAATCCCGTTATTCTGGTGTATATATAACTACACTTTTAAAAAATAAGCAACTAACTCACCCAGAAACATGACAGCAAAAAAGCAGGCTCACAGGCCTGCTTTTTGTGGTTTATAGTGACAATCCACCTGTAAAGTGGTTGGCATTGTTTGTTGTGTAAACTTTGATAGTATAGTTACCCTTCCCGACCAATAGTGAACCAGTTAAGGTTCCGTTGTCCGAACTGATTGTTTTATAAAGGTTACCGTTCTTGTAAATTCGGATTGAGAATGGATTGCCACTGTCAGCACCTCCATCTGTGTATGTTTTGACATTATACTTCAACACATTTAGTAAGTATGGGGCTGAGACACTTGTGGTCTGACCACGATTCTCACTCTTGAATTCTGAGCCCGTTAGGCGAGGAGCTTGAACTTTAGCACTATTTGCTGATTTGGTTTTATCAACGTTTGATCGTTGTTGCTTATTTTGATCAGTTACCCGCTCTTGACGAACTTGATTGTTACCAGGGGCAACGTTCGCACTTGCAGCGACTGATGTTAACGCTACGGGTGAAATCATTGAGACAGCAACCGCTGCCTTTACTAAATTGTTCTTTACATTTTTCATATTCAAATACCTCTTTTATATTCACATATTCCACAGTTGAAGGCGCCTTGCTTAACTGTTGAAGATAGTATATAAA is from Lentilactobacillus curieae and encodes:
- the argC gene encoding N-acetyl-gamma-glutamyl-phosphate reductase, with translation MKVALIGLSGYAGKVLYQLLGGHSRVNQVNIYDHNVDEVTTVADTYKGMIGNRDRVYPYDYSEIMNKNDAAFFATPAGVTSKLAQPFIHEGFPVIDLSGDYRLTDPQTYEDWYHKPAAVSGLDEAEYGIADFNHLASTTNYVANPGCYATATLTGLKPVFNSDMFSLDSVIVDAKSGTSGACKRLTESSHFTNVNENLSVYKPNQHQHIPEIMQQLVEWNHEAKPIQFTTSLLPISRGIMATMYVKVKPDVGISEIDELFEAELADAPFTRFTGTELPDIKEVVGTNFCDVGIAYNETNQTLMIVSVIDNLIKGASGQAVQNFNQMFGFAEDEGLKLAQVTV
- the argJ gene encoding bifunctional glutamate N-acetyltransferase/amino-acid acetyltransferase ArgJ; its protein translation is MQEIEQQATEIDFKWPLGYSAGATKSGIKQNKLDLGWLVSEVPASAAGVYTTNQFQAAPTKLTKATISADQQLQAVILNSGNANSCTGKLGKQNALKEQNMIADKLNIAPDLVGVASTGIIGKQLPMAKIEQGIDALQLSDSIAVTEAVLTTDTHPKTIAVQLDLSGKQVTISGFCKGSGMIHPNMATMLGFVTTDASVDGDYLQQLLIDETNNTFNQITVDGDTSTNDMVVLMANGMAGNVEIDDSSSEKEKFALAIHQVLAYLAKQIAEDGEGASKLVEVNVKSAATELEAKQVAKEIVGSSLVKAMLFGEDANWGRIMDAIGKTDASLDVDHVNVWLNGIQLVKNSEPATFDLQPARDSLSEHEVVIDVDLHAGNSVGTAWGCDLTYKYVQINAAYE
- a CDS encoding YoaK family protein → MMEKDEEFYQKLSTGMMLATAAGSLDAYSYLHDGGVFAGLQTGNLILMGMHIGSRDFSQAGLELFSIFMFMIGVFIIRVIQQHYPSEVALKRQSLTLIYEIAIFVLVAFLAPLMPRMLTAGFLSIAAAGQLQEFRLMKGKPFTSLMMTGHLRTFSESIFDFLTTGDKDAGNRAGRIILVITAFAFGAFLSGLLLPILGAKTILISAVALLLTLVFGR